A window of Candidatus Nitrosotenuis uzonensis genomic DNA:
GGATTTGTCAAGGAGGCCATAAAGTTCTACGATGACAGATTCAAGACCATCAAAAAACTGGAAAAGATTTAGGCGTACTTTGAGATTAGTTGTTCCAGTGTTTCAAACGAGTACGGTTTGTTAATGGTATCAATCAGGGCCATACTTTTTGCTTTTAGGTGTTTTTTTTCATCTTGGTTGTACGCCGTGATCAAAATTACCTTGGCGTTTGGATCATGTTGTTTTATCTTAAAAAATGCGTCATAGCCATCCATTTTTGGCATTCTGATGTCCATAAAGGTAAGATTAGGTTTGATGTCCTTATATTTTGCCACCGCCTCATCTCCATCTTTTGCTGTAAAGACGTCATGTCCCATACCCCGGATCATGAATGCGGTATTTTCCAAGAGATCAAGGTCGTCGTCCACAACCATGATGATTTTGCCGGACATCCAATTACACTGGTAGGGACACCATAAAAAATTTACTTACAAGTTTTTCATTCTGGCGCAACATGCGGTAACATCAATGTAAACATGGTAGGGTTGTTCCTAAACGATATTGTACCCCCATGCTGCTCCACTATATTCCTACAGCTTGCAAGTCCAAGTCCAGTACCCTTTTGTTTTGTAGTTACCAGTGGCTTGAATATGTCAGATTCTACCTCCGGAGCAATGCCTGGACCTGTATCTTCTATTTCCACGACAATATGCTGAGCATCTTTTTTGAGACGTATGGTGATTTTCCCTTCGTCTTCACCTATTGCCTGCGCCGAATTTAGTATCATATTGATAAACACAATTTCCATTTTCTTCTCATCGCAGTACAATTCCGCATCATCTCCCTCAATTATTATTTGAATTCTATTTGGAATTTCTATAGATTTGATTGCAGACTCTATTATACTCCTTACAGATATCGGCTTGATATCAAGTGGAGTGAACCTGACATAGTTAAGCACATCCTCCACTTGGTGGGACATCCTTGAAATTGCCCTGTCAATTCTCTGCATTACCGCATCAAGATCTGCTTTACCTGACGGGTTTCGTTTAATGATATCTATGCCACTTCGAATCGTGCCAAGCGGATTTTTCATATCATGAGCCATACTGGCTGCAAGCTCACCTATTGCGGTCAGGCGCTCATTCTTAACCCTGGCATTTGCTTCTGCCAGTTTTTTTTCAGTTTCAAACAGTTTTTTGAGGGATGATTCCATATTGTTAAACGAACTTACTA
This region includes:
- a CDS encoding response regulator codes for the protein MSGKIIMVVDDDLDLLENTAFMIRGMGHDVFTAKDGDEAVAKYKDIKPNLTFMDIRMPKMDGYDAFFKIKQHDPNAKVILITAYNQDEKKHLKAKSMALIDTINKPYSFETLEQLISKYA